The following proteins are encoded in a genomic region of Dromaius novaehollandiae isolate bDroNov1 chromosome 29, bDroNov1.hap1, whole genome shotgun sequence:
- the CIART gene encoding circadian-associated transcriptional repressor isoform X2, whose translation MGPPAAPGSPSPGSRRHLPPHRGKGEATGKRGFFPGFFYFKASYTVPAASPRGGCRPCAGSAGRGGGLEPGPALHRGRAGGKNVDLGVFLPFFPPPSVAFRAGTVGAMDPPGSDNDLGAFPSDGDGHVGARRGPPAATATTPPPPRPPRRRRRPPERSRKRAVAGGCPERAVPHGAKRQRGGTAEPADSLDPPSADGDRLFAQKCRELQGFIRPLAELLQGLRAGRYEKGLSTFQQSVAMDRIQRIIGVLQKPEMGWR comes from the exons atggGGCCCCCGGCAGCACCCGGTTCCCCAtccccggggagccgccggcacCTGCCGCCGCACCGGGGCAAAGGGGAAGCGACCGGGAAACGTGGCTTTTTCCccggatttttttattttaaggcctCCTATACGGTGCCGGCCGCCTCGCCCCGGGGCGGGTGCCGTCCCTGTgcaggcagcgccgggcgcgggggaggcCTGGAGCCGGGCCCTGCCCTGCACCGCGGACGTGCGGGGGGAAAAAACGTGGATTTGGgggttttcctcccttttttccctcctccttcagTCGCCTTTCGGGCCGGGACCGTCGGCGCCATGGACCCCCCCGGCAGCGACAACGACCTCGGCGCCTTCCCCTCGGATGGCGACGGCCACgtgggcgcccgccgcggcccccccgccgccaccgccaccaccccgccgcccccccggcccccccgccgccgccgccgccccccggagCGGAGCCGCAAGCGGGCGGTGGCGGGGGGCTGCCCCGAACGCGCCGTCCCCCACGGAGCCAagcggcagcggggcggcaccGCGGAGCCCGCCGACAGCCTCGACCCCCCCTCCGCCGACGGCGACCGCCTTTTCGCCCAAAAA TGCCGCGAGCTGCAGGGCTTCATCCGGCCCCTGGCCGAGCTGCTCCAGGGGCTCCGGGCCGGGCGCTACGAGAAAG ggctgagcacCTTCCAGCAGAGCGTCGCCATGGACAGGATCCAGCGGATCATCGGCGTCCTGCAGAAGCCCGAAATGGG GTGGAGATGA
- the APH1A gene encoding gamma-secretase subunit APH-1A, whose amino-acid sequence MGAAVFFGCAGIAFGPALALVLLTVAAEPLRVIILVAGAFFWLVSLLLASLIWFVSVHLSDREDSKLQYNLLVFGAAVSVLLQEVFRFAYFKLLKKADEGLAMISEDGRSPISLKQMAYVSGLSFGIISGVFSVINILADSIGPGVVGIHGDSPYYFITSAFLTMAVVFLHTFWGVIFFDACEKRRYWCLGLVVASHLVTSGLTFLNPWYEASLVPIYVMTVCMGAWAFFTAGGSLRNVLKCLSCKPEEDGRVMMYSALRVPFED is encoded by the exons ATGGGGGCCGCCGTGTTCTTCGGGTGCGCGGGCATCGCCTTCGGGCCGGCGCTGGCGCTCGTGCTGCTCACGGTGGCGGCGGAGCCGCTGCGCGTCATCATCCTCGTGGccgg GGCTTTTTTCtggctggtgtctctgctccTGGCGTCTTTGATCTGGTTCGTTTCGGTCCATCTCAGCGACCGGGAGGACTCCAAGCTTCAGTACAACCTCCTCGTCTTCGGGGCCGCCGTCTCCGTGCTGCTGCAGGAGGTGTTCAGATTCGCCTACTTCAAGCTGCTGAA GAAGGCGGACGAAGGCTTGGCTATGATCAGCGAGGACGGCCGGTCCCCCATCTCCCTCAAGCAGATGGCCTACG TGTCGGGCCTGTCCTTCGGGATCATCAGCGGCGTGTTCTCCGTCATTAACATCCTGGCGGACTCCATCGGGCCCGGCGTCGTCGGGATCCACGGGGACTCGCCGTACTACTTCATCACGTCGG CCTTCCTCACCATGGCCGTCGTCTTCCTCCACACCTTCTGGGGAGTGATCTTCTTCGACGCCTGCGAGAAGCGCCGCTACTGGTGCCTGGGGCTGGTCGTCGCCAGCCACCTCGTCACGTCAGGGCTG ACGTTCCTGAACCCCTGGTACGAGGCCAGCCTGGTCCCTATCTATGTCATGACGGTCTGCATGGGCGCCTGGGCCTTCTTCACGGCCGGCGGCTCCCTCCGCAACGTCCTCAAGTGCCTCTCCT gCAAGCCGGAGGAAGACGGCAGAGTGATGATGTACTCGGCGCTGCGGGTGCCCTTCGAGGACTGA
- the CA14 gene encoding carbonic anhydrase 14 yields the protein MLLAAVLLRGLAPALAAAGPRGPERWAEGFPACGGRAQSPIDIATRRAQPDPALPPLRPRGTAAGAWSLANNGHTVVLALPRALRLHGLPRAFVAAQLHLHWGRGGRPGGSEHLLDGRRADAEMHVVHYDAERFADAGEAQRHAGGLAVLAVLLEVGAEPNAAYDNILRHLGSVRYAGQETSIPSFNVRELLPERLDHYYRYNGSLTTPPCFQGVLWSVFHQPVRIGSAQLAQLQGALFASAAEQPAPQRLVDNFRAPQSLNQRLVLVSVPAGPRGRSAGEIVAIVAGAVLLCLGLSLAGYFVAKRMRARRTQAQDVVFKSSTRRPASDDGHRL from the exons ATGCTGCTGGCCGCGGTGCTGCTGCGGGGCCTCGCCCCGGCGCTGGCCGCCGCCG GCCCGCGGGGGCCGGAGCGCTGGGCCGAGGGCTTCCCGGCGTGCGGGGGCCGCGCGCAGTCGCCCATCGACATCGCCACGCGGCGGGCGCAGCCGGACCCCGCGCTGCCTCCGTTGCGGCCCCGGGGCACCGCCGCGGGCGCCTGGAGCCTGGCCAACAACGGCCACACAG TGGTGCTGGCGCTGCCGCGGGCGCTGCGGCTGCACGGGCTGCCCCGCGCCTTCGTCGCTGCCCAGCTGCACCTGCactggggccgcggcgggcggcccggcggctccgAGCACCTCCTGGACGGGCGGCGCGCCGACGCCGAG ATGCACGTGGTGCACTACGACGCCGAGCGCTTCGCCGACGCCGGCGAGGCCCAGCGACACGCGGGCGGCCTGGCCGTGCTCGCCGTCCTGCTGGAG GTCGGCGCTGAGCCCAACGCCGCCTACGACAACATCCTGCGCCACCTCGGCAGCGTGCGCTACGCAG GGCAGGAAACCTCCATCCCCTCCTTCAACGTGCGGGAGCTGCTGCCCGAGCGCCTGGACCACTACTACCGCTACAACGGCTCGCTGACCACCCCGCCCTGCTTCCAGGGCGTCCTCTGGAGCGTCTTCCACCAGCCCGTCCGCATCGGCAGCGCCCAG CTGGCGCAGCTGCAGGGAGCCCTGTTCGCCTCGGCGGCCGAGCAGCCCGCGCCCCAGCGCCTCGTGGACAACTTTCGGGCGCCGCAGAGCCTCAACCAGCGGCTGGTGCTGGTGTCCGTCCCCGCCG ggccgcggggccgctcggCAG GGGAGATCGTCGCCATCGTCGCGGGCGCCGTCCTCCTCTGCCTCGGCCTCTCCCTCGCCGGCTACTTCGTGGCGAAGAGGATGCG AGCGAGGAGGACGCAGGCGCAGGACGTCGTGTTCAAATCCTCCACCCGCCGCCCGGCCTCCGACGACGGCCACCGCCTCTGA
- the CIART gene encoding circadian-associated transcriptional repressor isoform X1: MGPPAAPGSPSPGSRRHLPPHRGKGEATGKRGFFPGFFYFKASYTVPAASPRGGCRPCAGSAGRGGGLEPGPALHRGRAGGKNVDLGVFLPFFPPPSVAFRAGTVGAMDPPGSDNDLGAFPSDGDGHVGARRGPPAATATTPPPPRPPRRRRRPPERSRKRAVAGGCPERAVPHGAKRQRGGTAEPADSLDPPSADGDRLFAQKCRELQGFIRPLAELLQGLRAGRYEKGLSTFQQSVAMDRIQRIIGVLQKPEMGGRYLGTLLQVEMMLKLWFPHVAPKTARFGVAHPHPPPGCTPPPPPPPAAATPDPPAAPRHRHAADSRTGTPPPPDP; encoded by the exons atggGGCCCCCGGCAGCACCCGGTTCCCCAtccccggggagccgccggcacCTGCCGCCGCACCGGGGCAAAGGGGAAGCGACCGGGAAACGTGGCTTTTTCCccggatttttttattttaaggcctCCTATACGGTGCCGGCCGCCTCGCCCCGGGGCGGGTGCCGTCCCTGTgcaggcagcgccgggcgcgggggaggcCTGGAGCCGGGCCCTGCCCTGCACCGCGGACGTGCGGGGGGAAAAAACGTGGATTTGGgggttttcctcccttttttccctcctccttcagTCGCCTTTCGGGCCGGGACCGTCGGCGCCATGGACCCCCCCGGCAGCGACAACGACCTCGGCGCCTTCCCCTCGGATGGCGACGGCCACgtgggcgcccgccgcggcccccccgccgccaccgccaccaccccgccgcccccccggcccccccgccgccgccgccgccccccggagCGGAGCCGCAAGCGGGCGGTGGCGGGGGGCTGCCCCGAACGCGCCGTCCCCCACGGAGCCAagcggcagcggggcggcaccGCGGAGCCCGCCGACAGCCTCGACCCCCCCTCCGCCGACGGCGACCGCCTTTTCGCCCAAAAA TGCCGCGAGCTGCAGGGCTTCATCCGGCCCCTGGCCGAGCTGCTCCAGGGGCTCCGGGCCGGGCGCTACGAGAAAG ggctgagcacCTTCCAGCAGAGCGTCGCCATGGACAGGATCCAGCGGATCATCGGCGTCCTGCAGAAGCCCGAAATGGG CGGGCGCTACCTGGGCACGCTGCTGCAGGTGGAGATGATGCTGAAGCTCTGGTTCCCCCACGTCGCCCCCAAAACCGCCCGGTTCGGCGTCGCCCACCCGCACCCGCCGCCCGGCtgcacccccccgccgccgccgccgcccgccgccgccaccccggacccccccgccgccccgcgccacCGACACGCCGCGGACAGCCGGACtgggacgccgccgccgccggacccCTGA
- the PRPF3 gene encoding U4/U6 small nuclear ribonucleoprotein Prp3 isoform X3, giving the protein MLTKLQIKQMMEAATRQIEERKKQLSFISPPTPQPKISSSSQSERLPIGNTIQPSQAATFMNDAIEKARKAAELQARIQAQLALKPGLIGNANMVGLANLHAMGIAPPKALPGQMRAFTNHRKVELKDQTKPTPLILDEQGRTVDATGKEIELTHRMPTLKANIRAVKREQFKQQLKEKPSEDMESNTYFDPRVSITPAQRQKRTFKFHEKGKFEKIAQRLRTKAQLEKLQAEISQAARKTGIHTSTKLALITPKKELKEGEIPEIEWWDSYIIPNGLDLARGTPSKREEYFGITNLVEHPAQLNPPVDSDTPVTLGVYLTKKEQKKLRRQTRREAQKELQEKVRLGLMPPPEPKVRISNLMRVLGTEAVQDPTKVEAHVRAQMAKRQKAHEEANAARKLTAEQRKAKKVKKLKEDISQGVHIAVYRVRNLSNPAKKFKIEANAGQLYLTGVVVLHKDVNVVVVEGGPKAQKKFKRLMLHRIKWDEQTSNTKGEDDDESDEESVKKTNKCSLVWEGTAKDRSFGEMKFKQCPTENMAREHFKKHGAEHYWDLALSESVLESTD; this is encoded by the exons ATGCTCACCAAGCTGCAG ATCAAACAGATGATGGAGGCAGCCACCCGTCAGATcgaggagaggaaaaagcagctgaGTTTCATCAGTCCTCCGACGCCACAG CCAAAAATTTCTTCTTCATCCCAATCCGAACGTCTCCCCATCGGCAACACTATCCAGCCCTCCCAGGCAGCAACGTTCATGAACGATGCCATCGAGAAGGCCAGGAAAGCTGCCGAGCTGCAAGCCCGAATTCAGGCTCAGCTGGCCTTGAAACCAGGGCTTATAGGCAACGCCAACATGGTGGGGCTGGCTAATCTGCACGCCATGGGGATTGCACCTCC AAAGGCATTACCTGGACAGATGAGAGCTTTCACAAATCATAG GAAGGTGGAACTGAAGGATCAGACAAAGCCTACGCCGCTGATCTTGGATGAGCAAGGCCGAACTGTTGATGCGACTGGTAAAGAGATTGAATTGACTCACCGCATGCCAACCCTAAAAGCAAACATCCGAGCTGTGAAGAGAGAGCAGTTCAAACAGCAGCTTAAAGAAAAGCCCTCCGAAGACATGGAGTCGAACACTTACTTTGACCCTCGGGTCTCCATAACCCCAGCCCAGCGTCAGAAACGCACCTTTAAGTTccatgaaaaaggcaaatttGAGAAAATTGCGCAGAGGTTGCGAACGAAG GCGCAGCTAGAAAAACTGCAGGCAGAGATCTCTCAGGCTGCCAGGAAGACCGGGATACACACTTCTACCAAGTTGGCCCTTATCACCCCCAAAAAGGAGCTGAAAGAGGGGGAGATCCCGGAGATAGAGTGGTGGGACTCCTACATCATCCCTAACGGCCTCGACTT AGCAAGAGGAACACCATCAAAGAGAGAAGAATACTTCGGGATCACAAACCTTGTGGAGCACCCAGCGCAGCTAAATCCCCCAG TGGACAGTGACACGCCAGTGACCCTGGGCGTTTATTTAActaaaaaagagcagaagaagtTACGGCGACAGACCCGGAGGGAAGCACAGAAGGAGCTGCAGGAGAAAGTCAGGCTGGGCTTGATGCCACCGCCAGAGCCCAAAG TAAGAATTTCCAACTTGATGCGAGTGCTGGGGACAGAAGCTGTTCAGGACCCAACGAAAGTCGAAGCTCATGTTAGAGCACAGATGGCAAAGAGACAGAA AGCTCATGAAGAAGCAAATGCTgcaagaaagctaacagcagaacAACGAAAAGCGAAGAAAGTTAAAAAGCTCAAAGAAGATATTTCACAGGGAGTTCACATAGCTGTGTACAG GGTCAGAAATTTGAGCAATCcagcaaaaaaattcaaaattgaGGCGAACGCTGGCCAGCTGTACTTAACAGGCGTGGTGGTTTTACACAAAGACGTCAACGTGGTGGTGGTAGAAGGAG GCCCgaaagcacagaagaaattcAAACGTCTTATGCTCCATCGAATAAAATGGGATGAGCAAACATCAAACACAAAGGGAGAGG atgatgACGAGTCTGATGAGGAATctgttaagaaaacaaacaaatgctcTCTGGTTTGGGAG
- the MRPS21 gene encoding small ribosomal subunit protein bS21m: protein MANHLRFIGRTVMVQQGNVEAAYGALSRILSHDGIVDDVKRRRYYEKPCRRRQRLAYEACRRVYGAEMARKLAFLARKSRPDPWLGC from the exons ATGGCGAATCACCTGCGCTTCATCGGCCGCACCGTCATGGTGCAGCAGGGCAACGTGGAGGCGGCCTACGGCGCGCTCAGCAG GATCCTCTCGCACGACGGCATCGTCGACGACGTCAAGCGGCGGCGCTACTACGAGAAGCCgtgccggcggcggcagcggctggcCTACGAGGCGTGCCGGCGCGTCTACGGCGCCGAGATGGCGCGCAAGCTGGCCTTCCTGGCGCGCAAGAGCCGCCCCGACCCCTGGCTGGGCTGCtag
- the PRPF3 gene encoding U4/U6 small nuclear ribonucleoprotein Prp3 isoform X2 — MSLSKRELDELKPWIEKTVKRVLGFSEPTVVTAALNCVGKGMDKKKAADHLKPFLDDSTLRFVDKLFEAVEEGRSSRHSKSNSDRNRKRELKDVFGDDSEVSKESSGVKKRRIPRFEEVEDEPEVIPGPPSESPGMLTKLQIKQMMEAATRQIEERKKQLSFISPPTPQPKISSSSQSERLPIGNTIQPSQAATFMNDAIEKARKAAELQARIQAQLALKPGLIGNANMVGLANLHAMGIAPPKVELKDQTKPTPLILDEQGRTVDATGKEIELTHRMPTLKANIRAVKREQFKQQLKEKPSEDMESNTYFDPRVSITPAQRQKRTFKFHEKGKFEKIAQRLRTKAQLEKLQAEISQAARKTGIHTSTKLALITPKKELKEGEIPEIEWWDSYIIPNGLDLARGTPSKREEYFGITNLVEHPAQLNPPVDSDTPVTLGVYLTKKEQKKLRRQTRREAQKELQEKVRLGLMPPPEPKVRISNLMRVLGTEAVQDPTKVEAHVRAQMAKRQKAHEEANAARKLTAEQRKAKKVKKLKEDISQGVHIAVYRVRNLSNPAKKFKIEANAGQLYLTGVVVLHKDVNVVVVEGGPKAQKKFKRLMLHRIKWDEQTSNTKGEDDDESDEESVKKTNKCSLVWEGTAKDRSFGEMKFKQCPTENMAREHFKKHGAEHYWDLALSESVLESTD, encoded by the exons ATGTCGCTCTCCAAAAGGGAGCTGGACGAGCTGAAGCCATGGATCGAGAAGACGGTGAAGCGAGTTCTGGGCTTCTCGGAGCCCACCGTGGTGACGGCGGCGCTGAACTGCGTCGGCAAGGGAATGGACAAAAAGAAAGCGGCCG ACCACCTCAAGCCCTTTCTCGATGATTCCACTCTGAGGTTTGTGGACAAGCTCTTCGAAGCGGTGGAGGAAGGCCGAAGCTCCAGGCACTCCAAATCGAACAGTGACCGGAATCGAAAGCGAGAGCTGAAG GATGTGTTTGGCGATGACTCTGAGGTCTCCAAGGAATCTTCTGGTGTCAAGAAGCGACGCATACCGCGATTCGAGGAGGTTGAGGATGAGCCTGAGGTTATTCCAGGTCCGCCTTCGGAGAGCCCCGGGATGCTCACCAAGCTGCAG ATCAAACAGATGATGGAGGCAGCCACCCGTCAGATcgaggagaggaaaaagcagctgaGTTTCATCAGTCCTCCGACGCCACAG CCAAAAATTTCTTCTTCATCCCAATCCGAACGTCTCCCCATCGGCAACACTATCCAGCCCTCCCAGGCAGCAACGTTCATGAACGATGCCATCGAGAAGGCCAGGAAAGCTGCCGAGCTGCAAGCCCGAATTCAGGCTCAGCTGGCCTTGAAACCAGGGCTTATAGGCAACGCCAACATGGTGGGGCTGGCTAATCTGCACGCCATGGGGATTGCACCTCC GAAGGTGGAACTGAAGGATCAGACAAAGCCTACGCCGCTGATCTTGGATGAGCAAGGCCGAACTGTTGATGCGACTGGTAAAGAGATTGAATTGACTCACCGCATGCCAACCCTAAAAGCAAACATCCGAGCTGTGAAGAGAGAGCAGTTCAAACAGCAGCTTAAAGAAAAGCCCTCCGAAGACATGGAGTCGAACACTTACTTTGACCCTCGGGTCTCCATAACCCCAGCCCAGCGTCAGAAACGCACCTTTAAGTTccatgaaaaaggcaaatttGAGAAAATTGCGCAGAGGTTGCGAACGAAG GCGCAGCTAGAAAAACTGCAGGCAGAGATCTCTCAGGCTGCCAGGAAGACCGGGATACACACTTCTACCAAGTTGGCCCTTATCACCCCCAAAAAGGAGCTGAAAGAGGGGGAGATCCCGGAGATAGAGTGGTGGGACTCCTACATCATCCCTAACGGCCTCGACTT AGCAAGAGGAACACCATCAAAGAGAGAAGAATACTTCGGGATCACAAACCTTGTGGAGCACCCAGCGCAGCTAAATCCCCCAG TGGACAGTGACACGCCAGTGACCCTGGGCGTTTATTTAActaaaaaagagcagaagaagtTACGGCGACAGACCCGGAGGGAAGCACAGAAGGAGCTGCAGGAGAAAGTCAGGCTGGGCTTGATGCCACCGCCAGAGCCCAAAG TAAGAATTTCCAACTTGATGCGAGTGCTGGGGACAGAAGCTGTTCAGGACCCAACGAAAGTCGAAGCTCATGTTAGAGCACAGATGGCAAAGAGACAGAA AGCTCATGAAGAAGCAAATGCTgcaagaaagctaacagcagaacAACGAAAAGCGAAGAAAGTTAAAAAGCTCAAAGAAGATATTTCACAGGGAGTTCACATAGCTGTGTACAG GGTCAGAAATTTGAGCAATCcagcaaaaaaattcaaaattgaGGCGAACGCTGGCCAGCTGTACTTAACAGGCGTGGTGGTTTTACACAAAGACGTCAACGTGGTGGTGGTAGAAGGAG GCCCgaaagcacagaagaaattcAAACGTCTTATGCTCCATCGAATAAAATGGGATGAGCAAACATCAAACACAAAGGGAGAGG atgatgACGAGTCTGATGAGGAATctgttaagaaaacaaacaaatgctcTCTGGTTTGGGAG
- the CIART gene encoding circadian-associated transcriptional repressor isoform X3, translated as MDPPGSDNDLGAFPSDGDGHVGARRGPPAATATTPPPPRPPRRRRRPPERSRKRAVAGGCPERAVPHGAKRQRGGTAEPADSLDPPSADGDRLFAQKCRELQGFIRPLAELLQGLRAGRYEKGLSTFQQSVAMDRIQRIIGVLQKPEMGGRYLGTLLQVEMMLKLWFPHVAPKTARFGVAHPHPPPGCTPPPPPPPAAATPDPPAAPRHRHAADSRTGTPPPPDP; from the exons ATGGACCCCCCCGGCAGCGACAACGACCTCGGCGCCTTCCCCTCGGATGGCGACGGCCACgtgggcgcccgccgcggcccccccgccgccaccgccaccaccccgccgcccccccggcccccccgccgccgccgccgccccccggagCGGAGCCGCAAGCGGGCGGTGGCGGGGGGCTGCCCCGAACGCGCCGTCCCCCACGGAGCCAagcggcagcggggcggcaccGCGGAGCCCGCCGACAGCCTCGACCCCCCCTCCGCCGACGGCGACCGCCTTTTCGCCCAAAAA TGCCGCGAGCTGCAGGGCTTCATCCGGCCCCTGGCCGAGCTGCTCCAGGGGCTCCGGGCCGGGCGCTACGAGAAAG ggctgagcacCTTCCAGCAGAGCGTCGCCATGGACAGGATCCAGCGGATCATCGGCGTCCTGCAGAAGCCCGAAATGGG CGGGCGCTACCTGGGCACGCTGCTGCAGGTGGAGATGATGCTGAAGCTCTGGTTCCCCCACGTCGCCCCCAAAACCGCCCGGTTCGGCGTCGCCCACCCGCACCCGCCGCCCGGCtgcacccccccgccgccgccgccgcccgccgccgccaccccggacccccccgccgccccgcgccacCGACACGCCGCGGACAGCCGGACtgggacgccgccgccgccggacccCTGA
- the PRPF3 gene encoding U4/U6 small nuclear ribonucleoprotein Prp3 isoform X1, translating into MSLSKRELDELKPWIEKTVKRVLGFSEPTVVTAALNCVGKGMDKKKAADHLKPFLDDSTLRFVDKLFEAVEEGRSSRHSKSNSDRNRKRELKDVFGDDSEVSKESSGVKKRRIPRFEEVEDEPEVIPGPPSESPGMLTKLQIKQMMEAATRQIEERKKQLSFISPPTPQPKISSSSQSERLPIGNTIQPSQAATFMNDAIEKARKAAELQARIQAQLALKPGLIGNANMVGLANLHAMGIAPPKALPGQMRAFTNHRKVELKDQTKPTPLILDEQGRTVDATGKEIELTHRMPTLKANIRAVKREQFKQQLKEKPSEDMESNTYFDPRVSITPAQRQKRTFKFHEKGKFEKIAQRLRTKAQLEKLQAEISQAARKTGIHTSTKLALITPKKELKEGEIPEIEWWDSYIIPNGLDLARGTPSKREEYFGITNLVEHPAQLNPPVDSDTPVTLGVYLTKKEQKKLRRQTRREAQKELQEKVRLGLMPPPEPKVRISNLMRVLGTEAVQDPTKVEAHVRAQMAKRQKAHEEANAARKLTAEQRKAKKVKKLKEDISQGVHIAVYRVRNLSNPAKKFKIEANAGQLYLTGVVVLHKDVNVVVVEGGPKAQKKFKRLMLHRIKWDEQTSNTKGEDDDESDEESVKKTNKCSLVWEGTAKDRSFGEMKFKQCPTENMAREHFKKHGAEHYWDLALSESVLESTD; encoded by the exons ATGTCGCTCTCCAAAAGGGAGCTGGACGAGCTGAAGCCATGGATCGAGAAGACGGTGAAGCGAGTTCTGGGCTTCTCGGAGCCCACCGTGGTGACGGCGGCGCTGAACTGCGTCGGCAAGGGAATGGACAAAAAGAAAGCGGCCG ACCACCTCAAGCCCTTTCTCGATGATTCCACTCTGAGGTTTGTGGACAAGCTCTTCGAAGCGGTGGAGGAAGGCCGAAGCTCCAGGCACTCCAAATCGAACAGTGACCGGAATCGAAAGCGAGAGCTGAAG GATGTGTTTGGCGATGACTCTGAGGTCTCCAAGGAATCTTCTGGTGTCAAGAAGCGACGCATACCGCGATTCGAGGAGGTTGAGGATGAGCCTGAGGTTATTCCAGGTCCGCCTTCGGAGAGCCCCGGGATGCTCACCAAGCTGCAG ATCAAACAGATGATGGAGGCAGCCACCCGTCAGATcgaggagaggaaaaagcagctgaGTTTCATCAGTCCTCCGACGCCACAG CCAAAAATTTCTTCTTCATCCCAATCCGAACGTCTCCCCATCGGCAACACTATCCAGCCCTCCCAGGCAGCAACGTTCATGAACGATGCCATCGAGAAGGCCAGGAAAGCTGCCGAGCTGCAAGCCCGAATTCAGGCTCAGCTGGCCTTGAAACCAGGGCTTATAGGCAACGCCAACATGGTGGGGCTGGCTAATCTGCACGCCATGGGGATTGCACCTCC AAAGGCATTACCTGGACAGATGAGAGCTTTCACAAATCATAG GAAGGTGGAACTGAAGGATCAGACAAAGCCTACGCCGCTGATCTTGGATGAGCAAGGCCGAACTGTTGATGCGACTGGTAAAGAGATTGAATTGACTCACCGCATGCCAACCCTAAAAGCAAACATCCGAGCTGTGAAGAGAGAGCAGTTCAAACAGCAGCTTAAAGAAAAGCCCTCCGAAGACATGGAGTCGAACACTTACTTTGACCCTCGGGTCTCCATAACCCCAGCCCAGCGTCAGAAACGCACCTTTAAGTTccatgaaaaaggcaaatttGAGAAAATTGCGCAGAGGTTGCGAACGAAG GCGCAGCTAGAAAAACTGCAGGCAGAGATCTCTCAGGCTGCCAGGAAGACCGGGATACACACTTCTACCAAGTTGGCCCTTATCACCCCCAAAAAGGAGCTGAAAGAGGGGGAGATCCCGGAGATAGAGTGGTGGGACTCCTACATCATCCCTAACGGCCTCGACTT AGCAAGAGGAACACCATCAAAGAGAGAAGAATACTTCGGGATCACAAACCTTGTGGAGCACCCAGCGCAGCTAAATCCCCCAG TGGACAGTGACACGCCAGTGACCCTGGGCGTTTATTTAActaaaaaagagcagaagaagtTACGGCGACAGACCCGGAGGGAAGCACAGAAGGAGCTGCAGGAGAAAGTCAGGCTGGGCTTGATGCCACCGCCAGAGCCCAAAG TAAGAATTTCCAACTTGATGCGAGTGCTGGGGACAGAAGCTGTTCAGGACCCAACGAAAGTCGAAGCTCATGTTAGAGCACAGATGGCAAAGAGACAGAA AGCTCATGAAGAAGCAAATGCTgcaagaaagctaacagcagaacAACGAAAAGCGAAGAAAGTTAAAAAGCTCAAAGAAGATATTTCACAGGGAGTTCACATAGCTGTGTACAG GGTCAGAAATTTGAGCAATCcagcaaaaaaattcaaaattgaGGCGAACGCTGGCCAGCTGTACTTAACAGGCGTGGTGGTTTTACACAAAGACGTCAACGTGGTGGTGGTAGAAGGAG GCCCgaaagcacagaagaaattcAAACGTCTTATGCTCCATCGAATAAAATGGGATGAGCAAACATCAAACACAAAGGGAGAGG atgatgACGAGTCTGATGAGGAATctgttaagaaaacaaacaaatgctcTCTGGTTTGGGAG